From one Burkholderia latens genomic stretch:
- a CDS encoding IclR family transcriptional regulator, which produces MPSPSPSTPADHTDEVADSSTEASSGVAVLDRAFAILRAFGQTDDRLSLAELSRRTGLYKSTILRLLAALEHGGFMRKLDDGQYAVGHEPLRLAALYQRSFRVGPVVEPLLETLSRELGETASFYVRHGDMRSVLYRVEPTRTVRVSIRVGEEFPVHQGASGKVLLAFTDPHDARWDDVRERLWAASYGERDPETASASVPVFGAAGDCVGALTVSGPKSRLAAVPAMAAALALLLPLAQKATVALGGAGARYDAPAVRDSLARFASAADDAA; this is translated from the coding sequence GTGCCTTCGCCTTCGCCCTCGACTCCCGCCGATCACACCGACGAAGTGGCCGATTCGTCGACCGAAGCCTCGAGCGGCGTCGCCGTCCTCGATCGCGCGTTCGCGATCCTGCGTGCATTCGGGCAAACCGACGACCGGCTGTCGCTCGCGGAGCTGTCGCGCCGCACCGGGCTCTACAAGAGCACGATCCTGCGGCTGCTCGCCGCGCTGGAGCACGGCGGGTTCATGCGCAAACTCGACGACGGCCAGTACGCGGTCGGGCATGAGCCGTTGCGGCTCGCCGCGCTGTACCAGCGCTCGTTTCGCGTCGGCCCGGTCGTCGAACCGTTGCTCGAGACGCTGAGCCGCGAACTCGGCGAGACGGCATCGTTCTATGTGCGCCACGGCGATATGCGCTCGGTGCTGTATCGCGTCGAACCGACGCGCACGGTGCGGGTGTCGATCCGGGTCGGCGAGGAATTTCCGGTTCACCAGGGCGCGTCCGGGAAAGTGCTGCTCGCATTCACCGACCCGCACGATGCGCGGTGGGACGACGTGCGCGAACGGTTGTGGGCCGCGTCGTACGGTGAACGCGACCCGGAAACCGCATCGGCGTCGGTGCCGGTGTTCGGCGCGGCAGGCGATTGCGTCGGCGCGCTGACGGTATCCGGTCCGAAATCGCGGCTTGCCGCGGTGCCGGCGATGGCCGCGGCGCTTGCGCTGTTGTTGCCGCTCGCGCAGAAGGCGACCGTCGCGCTCGGCGGCGCAGGCGCCCGCTACGACGCGCCGGCCGTGCGCGACAGTCTCGCGCGATTCGCTTCGGCGGCGGACGACGCCGCATAG
- a CDS encoding hydroxymethylglutaryl-CoA lyase, giving the protein MRISESPKVLVSEVGPRDGLQSIKAVMPTADKLQWISALAAAGLREIEVGSFVPARLLPQMADVREVVAHALGIPGLHVAALAPNLRGAESAFDAGVHKLTLPVSVTDAHSLANIRKTPAQMIDEVRAIVALRDARFPSVQIEAGVSVAFGCTLAGAVSDDETIAMAVAMAECGVDEIGLSDTSGYANPVQVRRLFTRLRREVGDKAGGAHFHNTRGQGLANVVAALDAGVTTIDASQAGLGGCPYAPGATGNIVTEDLVFLLEAMGYDTGIDVDALLAARAILHAALPAEALYGHVADAGLPKGFRYADGRAPAAVQPEGCVAGVVQ; this is encoded by the coding sequence ATGCGTATTTCCGAAAGTCCGAAGGTGCTGGTCAGCGAAGTCGGGCCGCGCGACGGCCTGCAGAGCATCAAGGCCGTCATGCCGACGGCCGACAAACTGCAATGGATCTCGGCGCTTGCCGCGGCCGGGCTGCGCGAGATCGAGGTCGGGTCGTTCGTGCCCGCGCGACTGCTGCCGCAGATGGCGGACGTGCGGGAAGTCGTCGCTCATGCGCTGGGGATTCCCGGGTTGCACGTCGCCGCACTCGCGCCGAACCTGCGGGGCGCCGAAAGTGCGTTCGACGCAGGCGTGCACAAGCTGACGTTGCCCGTATCGGTGACCGACGCGCACTCGCTCGCGAATATCCGCAAGACCCCCGCGCAGATGATCGACGAGGTGCGCGCGATCGTCGCGCTGCGCGATGCGAGGTTTCCGTCGGTGCAGATCGAGGCGGGCGTGTCGGTGGCGTTCGGCTGCACGCTCGCCGGCGCGGTGTCGGACGACGAGACGATCGCGATGGCCGTCGCGATGGCCGAATGCGGCGTCGACGAGATCGGCCTGTCCGATACCAGCGGCTACGCGAACCCGGTGCAGGTGCGCCGGCTGTTCACGCGGCTGCGGCGCGAGGTGGGCGACAAGGCCGGCGGCGCGCACTTCCACAACACGCGCGGGCAGGGGCTCGCCAACGTGGTCGCCGCACTCGACGCCGGCGTGACGACGATCGACGCGAGCCAGGCCGGCCTGGGCGGCTGCCCGTATGCGCCTGGCGCGACCGGCAACATCGTGACCGAGGATCTCGTGTTCCTGCTGGAGGCGATGGGATACGACACGGGCATCGACGTCGACGCGTTGCTCGCCGCGCGCGCGATCCTGCATGCGGCGTTGCCGGCCGAGGCGCTGTACGGCCACGTGGCGGACGCCGGGTTGCCGAAGGGTTTCCGTTATGCGGACGGCCGCGCGCCGGCCGCGGTCCAGCCGGAAGGCTGCGTAGCAGGAGTCGTGCAATGA
- a CDS encoding MFS transporter, whose product MTSASPALAADRETDASIEQRAVRKAAWRFIPLLALAYFFNYLDRTSVGFAALTMNRDLGLTATQFGWGAGIMFAGYCVFEVPSNLALYRFGARRWLARIMITWGLMAAATALATGPTSFYAIRMLLGIGEAGFFPGVIFFLAVWFPASYRTRVLAWFTVSTPLSSLIGGPLSTWLLQLDGVLGLAGWKWMFIVEGLPACALGFLVLKLLSDSPATAAWLSGDERAALQRAFEREGAAAGRKKRFGVALRDVRVYVLALISFGFTMGSYGIGIWLPQMLKAHGMSTMQTGWLSAVPYFFATVALLWWAKRVDRRGGPIANLAIGLAIGAVALGVSTHFLTLGPALAGITLALIGTIAGRTIFYTLPSRFLSGQAAAGGLALINSIGALGGFAGPYLVGYLKDSFGTFTAGMLGLAIVLALTTLLTLSLYAFDRSE is encoded by the coding sequence ATGACATCCGCTTCCCCGGCGCTTGCCGCCGATCGCGAGACCGACGCGTCGATCGAGCAACGGGCCGTGCGCAAGGCCGCATGGCGCTTCATTCCACTGCTCGCGCTCGCGTATTTCTTCAACTATCTCGACCGCACGAGCGTCGGATTCGCGGCGCTGACGATGAATCGCGATCTCGGCTTGACCGCCACGCAGTTCGGCTGGGGCGCGGGGATCATGTTCGCCGGCTATTGCGTGTTCGAAGTGCCGAGCAATCTCGCGTTGTACCGCTTCGGCGCGCGGCGCTGGCTCGCGCGGATCATGATCACATGGGGCTTGATGGCGGCGGCGACCGCGCTCGCGACGGGACCGACCAGTTTCTACGCGATCCGGATGCTGCTCGGCATCGGCGAGGCAGGGTTTTTTCCGGGCGTGATCTTTTTCCTCGCGGTGTGGTTTCCGGCCAGTTACCGCACGCGCGTGCTCGCGTGGTTCACCGTGTCGACGCCGCTGTCGTCGCTGATCGGCGGGCCGCTGTCGACGTGGCTGCTGCAGCTCGACGGCGTGCTCGGGCTCGCGGGATGGAAGTGGATGTTCATCGTCGAAGGGTTGCCCGCATGCGCGCTCGGCTTTCTCGTACTGAAGCTGCTGTCCGATTCGCCGGCAACGGCTGCGTGGCTGTCGGGTGACGAGCGCGCCGCGCTGCAGCGCGCGTTCGAGCGCGAAGGTGCCGCGGCCGGCCGCAAGAAGCGCTTCGGCGTCGCCCTGCGCGACGTGCGCGTGTACGTGCTCGCGCTGATCTCGTTCGGCTTCACGATGGGGTCGTACGGCATCGGCATCTGGCTGCCGCAGATGCTGAAGGCGCACGGGATGTCGACGATGCAGACCGGCTGGCTGTCGGCGGTGCCGTACTTCTTCGCCACTGTCGCGCTGCTGTGGTGGGCGAAGCGGGTGGATCGGCGCGGCGGCCCGATTGCGAACCTCGCGATCGGCCTGGCCATCGGCGCGGTGGCGCTCGGCGTGTCGACGCATTTCCTGACGCTCGGCCCTGCGCTCGCCGGCATCACGCTCGCGCTGATCGGCACGATTGCCGGACGCACGATCTTCTATACGCTGCCGTCGCGTTTCCTGTCCGGCCAGGCGGCGGCCGGGGGGCTCGCACTGATCAATTCGATCGGCGCGCTCGGCGGATTCGCGGGACCGTATCTGGTCGGTTACCTGAAGGACAGCTTCGGCACCTTCACGGCCGGGATGCTCGGCCTCGCGATCGTGCTGGCGCTCACGACGCTGCTGACGCTGTCGCTGTACGCATTCGACCGGAGTGAATGA
- a CDS encoding amidohydrolase family protein — MTLSLKRRRLLGAAAASLALPAWADTRTPAENGASRMTTQSNYLAVRNDWLASALEPALEPTLPIVDAHHHFYERPGWIYMLDDYLQDARSGHNIQASVYMQALTRYREAGPVELKPVGETAYVAGVTEPLQRSSPAVAKGIVGHADLRLGQRVRDVLEAHIDAGRGRFRGVRHLTTWDADPSLANPLSAVPRGLLLDPAYRAGVAQLAPLGLSYDAWLFFPQLPELFDLAKANPDTRIVVNHCGGVVRIASYADKRPEVFEQWSTSMRELARLPNVFVKVGGLGMRINGFDFEKGARPPSSEELAAAWKPWMLTCIEAFGPERCMFESNFPVDKGSYSFVNGWNAFKRLTAHASPDERDALFRRTVTHVYRLG; from the coding sequence ATGACGCTTTCGCTCAAACGGCGCCGCCTGCTCGGCGCGGCCGCCGCATCGCTCGCGCTGCCTGCATGGGCCGACACGCGCACACCGGCTGAAAACGGAGCTTCCCGCATGACGACGCAAAGCAACTATCTCGCGGTGCGCAACGACTGGCTGGCCTCGGCGCTCGAACCTGCGCTCGAACCTACGCTGCCGATCGTCGACGCGCATCACCACTTCTACGAGCGGCCGGGATGGATCTACATGCTCGACGACTATCTGCAGGATGCGCGGTCCGGCCACAACATCCAGGCATCCGTGTACATGCAGGCGTTGACGCGCTATCGGGAGGCGGGGCCGGTCGAACTGAAACCGGTCGGTGAGACGGCTTACGTCGCCGGCGTAACCGAGCCGCTGCAGCGCAGCAGTCCGGCCGTCGCGAAAGGCATCGTCGGGCATGCGGACCTGCGGCTCGGACAGCGCGTGCGCGATGTGCTCGAAGCGCATATCGACGCCGGTCGTGGCCGCTTCCGCGGCGTTCGACACCTGACGACGTGGGACGCCGATCCATCGCTCGCCAACCCGTTGTCGGCGGTGCCGCGCGGGTTGTTGCTCGATCCCGCGTACCGGGCCGGCGTTGCCCAGCTCGCGCCGCTCGGGTTGTCGTACGATGCGTGGCTGTTCTTTCCGCAATTGCCCGAGCTGTTCGATCTGGCGAAGGCGAATCCCGATACGCGGATCGTCGTCAATCACTGCGGCGGCGTGGTTCGGATCGCGAGCTATGCGGACAAGCGCCCGGAAGTCTTCGAACAATGGTCGACGTCGATGCGCGAACTGGCGCGGCTGCCGAACGTATTCGTGAAGGTCGGCGGTCTCGGCATGCGGATCAACGGCTTCGATTTCGAGAAGGGCGCGCGCCCGCCGTCGTCAGAAGAGCTCGCTGCAGCGTGGAAGCCGTGGATGCTCACGTGCATCGAGGCGTTCGGTCCCGAGCGCTGCATGTTCGAGAGCAATTTCCCGGTCGACAAGGGCTCGTATTCGTTCGTGAACGGCTGGAATGCGTTCAAGCGGCTGACGGCGCACGCCAGCCCGGACGAGCGCGACGCGTTGTTCCGCAGGACCGTCACGCACGTTTATCGGCTCGGTTGA
- a CDS encoding CaiB/BaiF CoA transferase family protein produces MNDRQPASPLPYEGVRVIEMTHMVMGPTCGMLLADLGAEVIKIEPIAGDSTRALRGSGAGFFGMFNRNKKSVAVDVKDPRGLQIVRRLVATADVFSENFKSGTMERLGLGYPALSSMNPRLVYVSHKGFLPGPYEHRTALDEVVQMMGGLAYMTGPEGRPLRAGASVNDIMGGMFGAIGAMAALAQRERTGQGQQVQSALFENNVFLVAQHMMQFAVTGQAASPMPSRISAWAVYDVFSVKDGEQIFVAVVSDTQWALFCDAFGFTALKDDARLATNNLRVQAREWLLPELRARLAAHSADEIGAIFESIGLPYAPITKPQDLFDDPHLLATGGLEAVTLPADASSAGRPVDTRTALLPLTLAGERLRLRSAPPALGQDTCALLGELGYTRDDAWALIEAGVVAGPCERGADGRPPERPGVRGEPVDRPSPNEVASA; encoded by the coding sequence ATGAACGATCGTCAACCGGCTTCGCCGCTGCCATACGAAGGCGTGCGTGTAATCGAGATGACCCACATGGTGATGGGCCCAACCTGCGGGATGCTGCTCGCGGATCTGGGCGCCGAAGTCATCAAGATCGAACCGATCGCTGGCGACAGCACGCGCGCGCTGCGCGGGTCCGGCGCGGGCTTCTTCGGGATGTTCAACCGCAACAAGAAGAGCGTGGCGGTCGACGTGAAGGATCCGCGCGGGCTCCAGATCGTGCGGCGGCTCGTTGCGACGGCCGACGTGTTCAGCGAGAACTTCAAGAGCGGCACGATGGAGCGGCTCGGCCTCGGTTATCCGGCGCTGTCGTCGATGAATCCGCGTCTGGTGTACGTATCGCACAAGGGCTTTCTGCCGGGACCGTACGAACATCGCACCGCACTCGACGAAGTCGTGCAGATGATGGGCGGCCTCGCGTATATGACCGGCCCGGAAGGCCGGCCGCTGCGGGCTGGGGCGAGCGTCAACGACATCATGGGCGGAATGTTCGGCGCGATCGGCGCGATGGCCGCGCTCGCGCAGCGCGAACGCACCGGCCAGGGTCAGCAGGTGCAGAGTGCGCTGTTCGAGAACAACGTGTTCCTCGTCGCGCAGCACATGATGCAGTTCGCGGTGACGGGGCAGGCCGCGTCGCCGATGCCGAGCCGGATCTCCGCATGGGCCGTGTACGACGTGTTTTCGGTGAAGGACGGCGAACAGATCTTCGTCGCAGTCGTGTCGGACACGCAGTGGGCGCTGTTCTGCGATGCATTCGGCTTCACCGCGTTGAAGGACGATGCACGTCTTGCCACCAACAACCTGCGCGTGCAGGCGCGCGAGTGGCTGCTGCCCGAGTTGCGCGCACGGCTCGCCGCGCATTCGGCCGACGAGATCGGCGCGATCTTCGAATCGATCGGGCTGCCGTATGCGCCGATCACGAAGCCGCAGGACTTGTTCGACGATCCGCATCTGCTCGCAACGGGCGGCCTCGAAGCCGTGACGCTGCCGGCCGACGCGAGCAGCGCCGGCCGGCCCGTCGACACGCGCACCGCGCTGCTGCCGCTCACGCTCGCCGGCGAGCGCCTGCGGCTGCGCTCGGCGCCGCCCGCGCTCGGTCAGGACACCTGCGCGCTGTTGGGCGAACTCGGCTATACGCGGGACGACGCATGGGCGCTGATCGAAGCCGGCGTCGTCGCGGGGCCGTGCGAGCGCGGTGCGGACGGCCGGCCGCCGGAGCGGCCGGGCGTGCGAGGCGAGCCGGTTGACCGGCCGTCGCCGAACGAAGTGGCGAGCGCATAG
- a CDS encoding RecQ family ATP-dependent DNA helicase — MATVDQRLRDLRRTMRERFGIARLRDGQEDIIRSVLARRDTLATMPSGAGKSLCYQLPALHLNGMTLVVSPLISLMKDQADKLQALGIDCVLLNSTLGRQDERSALQALRDGRPRIVFVTPERLAQPAFVDVLAGRTQPRVELVVVDEAHCVSKWGHDFRPAFLDIAHAVETMGGPPVLALTATATPEVVEDIVHALRLRDPAIVRTGTYRPNLRYRVIHTGAGHGRREAARALELKQRRLLDLTSELQGPGIVYVATVREVQRVWAWLAASGESVARYHGRLAARERRDEQDRFMNGDARLIVATNAFGMGIDKPDVRFVIHYQIPGNLDAYYQETGRAGRDGENADCVLLFDLNDRRIQQFFLAGKYPDAELALQVFDAIAAASGGDAQCEPAPPSAVPGGTAVPAKALAERLTDVPSGKLDVALAMLIDARIVQRDRRHCYRLRKGAAHAPLRAAVPAAAQQFVRMRERDRDALQQMIDYAQSARCRWRLMLEYYEEDTKMERCGTCDNCLHPPHVEPLPDVHSPAAIARRRTGQLAERKRGWIRGEKARVARFGVGEVVMSTDEQVAILFPDGNVRTFIADRVRHVRDGEPRNRDA, encoded by the coding sequence ATGGCGACGGTGGACCAGCGACTGCGCGATCTGCGCCGGACGATGCGCGAGCGCTTCGGGATCGCGCGCCTGCGCGACGGACAAGAGGACATCATCCGCAGCGTATTGGCACGGCGCGACACGCTTGCGACGATGCCTTCCGGGGCGGGCAAGTCGCTGTGCTACCAGTTGCCGGCCCTGCATCTGAACGGCATGACGCTCGTCGTGTCGCCGCTGATTTCTTTGATGAAGGATCAAGCCGACAAGCTGCAGGCGCTCGGCATCGACTGCGTGTTGCTGAATAGCACGCTCGGGCGTCAGGACGAGCGATCGGCATTGCAAGCGTTGCGCGACGGCCGCCCGCGCATCGTGTTCGTGACGCCGGAACGCCTCGCGCAGCCCGCGTTCGTCGACGTCCTCGCCGGTCGCACGCAGCCGCGCGTGGAACTCGTCGTCGTGGACGAAGCGCACTGCGTGTCGAAGTGGGGGCACGATTTCCGGCCGGCATTTCTCGATATCGCGCACGCGGTAGAGACGATGGGCGGCCCGCCGGTCCTTGCGCTCACCGCCACCGCGACGCCGGAAGTCGTCGAAGACATCGTGCACGCATTGCGGCTGCGCGACCCCGCGATCGTGCGCACGGGTACGTACCGGCCCAACTTGCGCTACCGCGTGATTCATACGGGCGCCGGACACGGACGCCGCGAAGCCGCACGCGCGCTCGAACTCAAGCAACGGCGGCTGCTCGATCTGACCAGCGAACTGCAAGGCCCGGGCATCGTCTATGTCGCGACCGTGCGCGAGGTTCAACGCGTATGGGCGTGGCTGGCGGCGAGCGGAGAAAGCGTCGCCCGCTACCACGGACGGCTGGCGGCCCGGGAACGCCGCGACGAGCAGGACCGCTTCATGAACGGCGACGCGCGCCTGATCGTCGCCACGAACGCGTTCGGCATGGGCATCGACAAGCCGGACGTGCGCTTCGTCATTCACTACCAGATCCCCGGCAATCTGGACGCGTATTACCAGGAAACGGGGCGCGCGGGGCGCGATGGAGAAAATGCCGATTGCGTGCTGCTGTTCGATCTCAACGATCGCCGCATTCAGCAGTTCTTCCTTGCAGGAAAGTATCCCGACGCCGAACTGGCGTTGCAGGTGTTCGACGCCATTGCGGCAGCGTCAGGCGGCGACGCGCAGTGCGAACCCGCACCGCCGTCCGCTGTACCCGGCGGCACTGCCGTGCCCGCGAAAGCGCTGGCGGAACGGCTGACGGATGTTCCGTCCGGCAAGCTCGATGTGGCGCTCGCGATGTTGATCGACGCACGTATCGTTCAGCGCGATCGTCGGCATTGCTACCGGTTGCGCAAGGGCGCGGCGCACGCGCCATTGCGCGCAGCGGTTCCGGCTGCCGCTCAGCAGTTCGTGCGGATGCGCGAGCGGGACCGCGACGCATTGCAGCAGATGATCGATTACGCGCAAAGCGCGCGCTGCCGCTGGCGGCTGATGCTCGAGTACTACGAAGAAGACACGAAGATGGAGCGCTGCGGCACGTGCGACAACTGCCTCCATCCGCCGCATGTCGAGCCGCTGCCCGACGTGCATTCGCCCGCGGCGATCGCGCGCCGCCGTACCGGACAGCTTGCCGAGCGAAAGCGCGGATGGATCCGTGGAGAAAAGGCGCGTGTCGCGCGTTTCGGTGTGGGCGAAGTCGTCATGTCGACCGACGAGCAGGTCGCGATCCTGTTTCCCGACGGAAACGTGCGCACCTTCATCGCGGATCGCGTGCGACACGTGCGCGATGGCGAGCCGCGAAATCGCGATGCATAG
- a CDS encoding porin gives MKLGFGVFAMLAIAPGAYAQSSVTLFGLIDSGVSYVSNEGGGKNVKFDDGIFTPNLFGLRGTEDLGGGYRATFALVNQFSMANGSIVGAGIFARNAYVGIESDRFGSVRLGNQYDFMVDSLFAKGNAISMDITGLYGFRNGPFQRLALPNNPTGAFDWDRTAGSKPVANSVKYSSPTIGGFSGGVMYAFGGVAGSVGANNAVSAGLNYEVGALGIGAAYTNEKYGTAPGTPATSVRNWGVGMHYDFGAVTAKALLTTVHNSFNDAGVWMAEAGGVWRIRPDVFLGAKYMYMKGNEAVNDNHAHQVSVALQYLLSKRTMVYVSADYQRANSGANAQINGVLDPNGASSSASQAVARIGVHTMF, from the coding sequence ATGAAACTCGGGTTTGGCGTATTCGCGATGCTCGCCATCGCGCCGGGCGCGTATGCGCAAAGCAGCGTGACCCTGTTCGGTCTGATCGACAGCGGTGTTTCGTATGTCAGCAACGAGGGTGGCGGGAAGAACGTCAAGTTCGACGACGGCATCTTTACGCCAAACCTGTTCGGTCTTCGCGGCACCGAAGATCTCGGCGGCGGATATCGCGCGACGTTCGCGCTCGTGAACCAGTTCTCGATGGCGAACGGCAGCATCGTCGGCGCAGGCATCTTCGCGCGTAACGCGTACGTGGGCATCGAGAGCGACCGGTTCGGCAGCGTCCGGCTCGGGAATCAGTACGACTTCATGGTCGATTCGCTGTTCGCGAAGGGCAACGCGATTTCGATGGACATCACGGGGCTGTACGGGTTCAGGAACGGGCCGTTTCAGCGGCTTGCGCTGCCGAACAATCCGACCGGCGCGTTCGACTGGGATCGCACGGCGGGCAGCAAGCCGGTGGCCAATTCCGTCAAATACAGTTCGCCGACGATTGGCGGGTTTTCCGGCGGCGTCATGTATGCGTTCGGCGGCGTGGCCGGATCGGTCGGTGCGAACAATGCCGTCAGTGCCGGATTGAACTACGAAGTCGGCGCACTCGGCATCGGCGCGGCCTATACGAACGAGAAGTACGGCACGGCGCCCGGGACGCCGGCGACCAGCGTGCGCAACTGGGGCGTCGGGATGCACTACGACTTTGGCGCGGTGACCGCGAAGGCGTTGCTGACCACCGTCCACAACTCATTCAACGATGCCGGCGTGTGGATGGCCGAAGCGGGCGGGGTCTGGCGCATTCGCCCGGACGTGTTTCTGGGCGCCAAGTATATGTACATGAAGGGCAATGAAGCCGTAAACGACAATCACGCGCATCAGGTCAGCGTCGCGCTGCAGTACCTGTTGTCGAAGCGGACGATGGTGTATGTGTCCGCCGACTATCAACGCGCGAACAGCGGCGCGAATGCGCAGATCAACGGCGTGCTCGATCCGAACGGCGCGTCCAGTTCGGCAAGCCAGGCCGTTGCACGAATCGGTGTGCATACGATGTTCTGA
- a CDS encoding nucleobase:cation symporter-2 family protein has translation MQPASPARSVSHADTDPSHDLVYGPNDRPAPMVAFVAALQHLLAIIVPIVTPGLLICQALGVSSRDTTLIVSMSLVISGIATFVQCKRFGPLGAGLLIVQGTSFNFVGPLIAGGSLMVKQGTPVETVMAAIFGVVIAGSFVEMGVSRILPFVKRLITPLVTGIVVLLIGLTLIKVGLVSMGGGFGAMANGTFASAQNLTLSCLVLGTIILLNRVPIVWVRSTALVIALAIGYAAAAMLGRLDFTGMHQAALFQIPTPLHFGIGFSWSLFVPMLIIYLVTSLEAIGDVTATSKISKEPVEGPVWMRRIKGGVLVNGANSLLAGVFNTFPSSVFAQNNGVIQITGVASRYVGIWIAGMLVVLGLFPVVAGALQAVPEPVLGGAAMVMFGAVAASGINILSGIHLDRRALLIIAVSLALGLGVSQVPDILNSLPHALKNVLESGVATGGICALVMNWFLPEQN, from the coding sequence ATGCAACCCGCTTCCCCTGCCCGATCCGTGTCCCACGCCGACACCGATCCGTCGCACGACCTCGTCTACGGCCCGAACGACCGGCCCGCGCCGATGGTGGCCTTCGTCGCCGCGCTCCAGCACCTGCTGGCGATCATCGTGCCGATCGTCACGCCGGGTCTGCTGATCTGCCAGGCGCTCGGCGTGTCGAGCCGCGATACGACCCTGATCGTGTCGATGTCGCTGGTGATTTCCGGCATCGCGACCTTCGTGCAATGCAAGCGCTTCGGCCCGCTCGGCGCCGGCCTGCTGATCGTCCAGGGCACGAGCTTCAACTTCGTCGGCCCGCTGATCGCCGGCGGCAGCCTGATGGTCAAGCAAGGCACGCCGGTCGAAACGGTGATGGCGGCGATCTTCGGCGTCGTGATCGCCGGTTCGTTCGTCGAGATGGGCGTGTCGCGCATCCTGCCGTTCGTGAAGCGCCTGATCACGCCGCTCGTCACCGGGATCGTGGTGCTGCTGATCGGCCTCACGCTGATCAAGGTCGGCCTCGTCAGCATGGGCGGCGGCTTCGGCGCGATGGCGAACGGCACGTTCGCGAGCGCGCAGAACCTGACGCTGTCTTGCCTCGTGCTCGGCACCATCATCCTGCTGAATCGCGTGCCGATCGTGTGGGTGCGCAGCACGGCGCTCGTGATCGCGCTGGCGATCGGGTATGCGGCGGCCGCGATGCTCGGCCGCCTCGACTTTACCGGCATGCATCAGGCCGCGCTGTTCCAGATTCCGACGCCGCTGCACTTCGGGATCGGCTTCTCGTGGTCGCTGTTCGTGCCGATGCTGATCATCTACCTCGTCACGTCGCTCGAAGCGATCGGCGACGTCACCGCCACCAGCAAGATCTCGAAGGAGCCGGTCGAAGGGCCGGTGTGGATGCGGCGGATCAAGGGCGGCGTGCTCGTGAACGGCGCGAACTCGCTGCTGGCCGGCGTGTTCAACACGTTCCCGAGCTCCGTGTTCGCGCAGAACAACGGCGTGATCCAGATCACCGGCGTCGCGAGCCGCTACGTCGGCATCTGGATCGCCGGCATGCTCGTCGTGCTCGGGCTGTTCCCGGTCGTCGCGGGCGCGCTGCAGGCCGTGCCGGAGCCGGTGCTCGGCGGCGCGGCGATGGTGATGTTCGGCGCTGTGGCCGCATCCGGCATCAACATCCTGTCGGGCATCCACCTCGACCGCCGCGCGCTGCTGATCATTGCGGTGTCGCTCGCGCTGGGTCTCGGCGTGTCGCAGGTGCCGGACATCCTGAACAGCCTGCCGCATGCGCTGAAGAACGTGCTGGAATCGGGCGTCGCAACGGGCGGCATCTGCGCGCTGGTGATGAACTGGTTCCTGCCGGAACAGAATTAA
- a CDS encoding NUDIX hydrolase encodes MPQILSPKTLETGTVSIKERATVVCFRDEQVLLVARASSRWALPGGTIKRSETPLDAAHRELEEETGITGQALVYSMHFTGLAKVHHVFFAEVGPDHTPQASNEIDKCKWFRIDSVEKLRASIPTKRIVELVYEHEVLK; translated from the coding sequence ATGCCTCAAATCCTTTCGCCCAAGACGCTGGAAACCGGCACCGTTTCGATCAAGGAACGGGCGACCGTCGTCTGCTTTCGCGACGAACAGGTGCTGCTGGTCGCGCGCGCATCGTCGCGCTGGGCGCTGCCGGGCGGCACGATCAAGCGCAGCGAAACGCCGCTCGACGCCGCACACCGCGAACTGGAAGAGGAAACCGGCATCACCGGCCAGGCCCTCGTCTACTCGATGCATTTCACCGGGCTTGCGAAAGTTCATCACGTGTTCTTCGCCGAAGTCGGCCCCGATCACACGCCGCAGGCAAGCAACGAGATCGACAAGTGCAAGTGGTTTCGCATCGACAGCGTCGAGAAACTGCGCGCGAGCATCCCGACGAAACGCATCGTCGAGCTCGTGTACGAGCATGAAGTCCTCAAGTAG